The Rhodospirillaceae bacterium genomic sequence AAAGTGGAAGGTTGTTACCTGTTGGTGGGGTTATTAACCGCCCAAGCGTACCATAGCAGTTTGAAAGATGTGCCGATTGTAAGAAAGAAGCTGGCAAAAATCATTGAACGCGCTGCTTTCCCTGTTCCCGGCCATAACGCCAAATCGTTCCGCCATATTTTGGAAACATATCCGCGCGATGAGATATTCCAAGCGGATGAAAAGCATATTTATGAAACCGCCCTTGATATTTTACGGCTGCAGGAAAAACAGCGGATTGCCCTTTTTGTCAGGCGTGATGCCTTTAAACGCCTTTTTTATGCCATTGTCTGTTTGCCGAGGGATCGGTATGACAGTGAACTGCGCCAGCAGATTGAAGAGATGCTGGTGAAGGCCTTCAATGGCCAATTGCTAAGCACCAATAGCTATGTGAGTGATGATCCCCAATCCCGCCTGTATCTAATCATTAGGAGCAATCCCGCGGATCAAATCACGATCGATGTGGAGGAGGTGGAGCGCCGCCTGATAGAGACGGGAAGGTCCTGGAAAGCCAGGCTTCGGGATATATTAGTTGAAAAGTTCGGTGGCGAAAAAGCGCCGCGGATGATGCGGCGTTTTGTTGAAGCATTTCCGGCCAGTTACCGCGAACATTTTGATCCACAAACGGCTGCTTCTGATATTACGTTGATTGAACGAAGTTTGTCGGCGCGCGTCTTGACGCTTCATCTTTATCGCCCGGCGGGTACGGATGCCAACCAAATCCATTTGAAAATTTATAGCCCCTCCCAGCAAGTTAGCCTTTCGGATGCCTTGCCGGTTTTGGAGAATATGGGCCTGCGCGTGATCAGTGAAATGTCTTATGTGGTTGAACCGCATGGCGCTGGCAGCAAATTGTGGATTCATGATTTCAGCATGGTCACGGCCTATCATGACCAAGTGGAAATTGATAAAATCCAGTCCAATTTCCAAGATTGTTATTTAAGTATTTGGAACAAGGAAATTGAAAATGATGGGTTTAATGCGTTAGTTCTGCGGGCGTGGTTAAATTGGCGTCAAGTCACTGTATTGAGGGCTTATTGTAAGTATTTGCGGCAAGCGGCCATTCCGTTCAGCCAGCAATATATGGAAGAAACCTTGGTCGCCAATCCTTCCTTGACCGGCAAATTGGTGGTGTTGTTCGAATCGATGTTCACCCCTGATCAAACCTGTGATGCTCAGCTTGTCAACGGTTTGAAACAAGAAATTGAAAAATTGTTGGAAACAGTCACCAACCTTGATCAAGACCGTATTATCCGCCGGTATTTAAATGCCATTTTATCAACGTTGCGGACGAATTTTTTTCAAAAAACTGCAGATCAACACATTAAAAGCTATATTTCTTTTAAACTGAATTCACGCTTAGTTGAAGAATTGCCGCTTCCCTGCCCGATGGTAGAAATATTTGTCTATAGCCCGCGGGTTGAGGGCATCCATTTGCGTGGCGGTAAGGTCGCGCGGGGGGGGATCCGCTGGTCTGACCGCCGCGAAGACTTCCGCACCGAAATTCTAGGACTTCTGAAAGCGCAGATGGTCAAAAATTCAGTGATTGTACCCGTTGGTTCCAAAGGGGGGTTTGTTGTTAAAAACCCACCCGTAACGGGTGGCCGTGACGCCTTCCAACAAGAAGGCATTGAATGCTATAAAATCTTCATTAGCGGTCTTTTGGATATTACGGATAATTTGGTTAAAGATAAGGTGGTGGCGCCAATTGATGTGGTGCGTCGGGATGATGATGACCCTTATTTGGTGGTTGCCGCTGATAAAGGTACGGCAACTTTTTCCGATATCGCCAATAAAGTTTCCCAGCAATATGGTTTTTGGCTGGATGACGCTTTCGCATCTGGCGGCTCTGCTGGTTATGACCATAAGAAGATGGCTATTACGGCCCGCGGTGTTTGGGAAACAGTCAAGCGCCATTTTCGTGAAATGGGTAAGGATATCCAGTCTGAAGATTTCACCTGTGTGGGTGTTGGTGATATGTCGGGTGACGTTTTTGGTAACGGCCTGTTATTATCAAAACATACGCGGCTTTTGGGGGCGTTTAACCATTTACATATTTTTATTGACCCTAATCCTGATCCCGCCACTTCTTGGCAGGAGCGTAAGCGTTTGTTTGATTTGCCCAGATCTGCTTGGACGGATTATAACCCGCAATTCATTTCCCCGGGCGGTGGTGTTTTTGACCGGAAAGCTAAGTCCATCAAATTGTCGCCTGAAATCCGGCAATGTTTCGGATTGAAGAAAGAATTGGCAACACCCAATGAACTCATCCGCCTATTATTGCTCAGCCAGGTGGATTTACTATTTTTGGAGGGATTGGCACCTATGTTAAAGCAAGCGCTGAAAGCCATATTGAAGTTGGTGACCGGGCCAATGATGTGTTGCGGGTTGATGGCGCTGCGTTGCGTTGCCAAGTGGTCGGGGAAGGGGCCAACCTTGGCCTAACCCAATTAGGACGGGTGGAATTTGCCTTAAAGGGTGGGCGTATCAATACGGATGCCTTGGATAACTCCGCGGGTGTTGATTGTTCCGATCATGAAGTGAATATTAAGATCCTGTTAAATGGGATTATGGCCCAAGGTTCCCTGAAGCTTGATCAACGCAATATTCTCCTGGCGAAGATGACGGATGAAGTGGGGCAACTGGTACTCCGCGATAACTATCTGCAAAGCCAGGCTTTAAGTATATCGCAGTATTTGGGATGGATGTCGCTAGACCAGCAGGCACGTTTCATGCGTTCCTTGGAAAAACAAGGGAAATTAGATCGCGCCATTGAATTTTTGCCTGATGATGAAATGCTGCGGCAACGCCAAAGCGCTCAACTGGGTTTAACGCGTCCCGAACTCGCTATTCTACTGGCTTATGCCAAAATGACATTATATGAAGAACTGCTGCCCTCAAGTTTGCCGGATGACCAACAATTGGTGGATGACCTCTATCTATATTTTCCCAAGCCGCTTCAGCAACAATACCGCCAAGGAATTTCAAGTCATCGCTTGCGGCGGGAAATTATCGCAACTGCCGTCACCAATAGTTTGGTCAATAGGGTGGGGCCATCTTTCCTGTATGTTATGAAAGAAAGAACGGGCAAAACCGCACCTGATATTACCCGGGCTTATGCCATTACCCGGGCAACATTCAATCTGCGCCAATTATGGTCTGGCATCGAAGACCTGGACAACAAAGTCAGCGCGGATATC encodes the following:
- a CDS encoding NAD-glutamate dehydrogenase; protein product: MVHQAEKSKQDLLDQVIQLSKTLLKTPQLEVQEFIKRFYSNVSPEDLLIETPENLCGAALSLWNWGALREPGIAKLRLYNPKQQEHGWRSPYSIIEIVNDDMSFLVDSVVRALQRQDLAVYLIIHPVLLVKRQAGQRQKMGEGPSKSPGESLPESFMQIRISEQTSPERMAEIQQSITDVLKDVRLAVGDWAAMRAQNQAIQKMLGNMPAKDGGEYQQFLQWLDDDHFTYLGMAEYNFGAAITSSMPAAKRIKEWGMFKNPAFKLYADQGFHDQLPPEISELSAEKTLLLVKAGFFSTVHRHALMDVVVIGKLSAQGKVEGCYLLVGLLTAQAYHSSLKDVPIVRKKLAKIIERAAFPVPGHNAKSFRHILETYPRDEIFQADEKHIYETALDILRLQEKQRIALFVRRDAFKRLFYAIVCLPRDRYDSELRQQIEEMLVKAFNGQLLSTNSYVSDDPQSRLYLIIRSNPADQITIDVEEVERRLIETGRSWKARLRDILVEKFGGEKAPRMMRRFVEAFPASYREHFDPQTAASDITLIERSLSARVLTLHLYRPAGTDANQIHLKIYSPSQQVSLSDALPVLENMGLRVISEMSYVVEPHGAGSKLWIHDFSMVTAYHDQVEIDKIQSNFQDCYLSIWNKEIENDGFNALVLRAWLNWRQVTVLRAYCKYLRQAAIPFSQQYMEETLVANPSLTGKLVVLFESMFTPDQTCDAQLVNGLKQEIEKLLETVTNLDQDRIIRRYLNAILSTLRTNFFQKTADQHIKSYISFKLNSRLVEELPLPCPMVEIFVYSPRVEGIHLRGGKVARGGIRWSDRREDFRTEILGLLKAQMVKNSVIVPVGSKGGFVVKNPPVTGGRDAFQQEGIECYKIFISGLLDITDNLVKDKVVAPIDVVRRDDDDPYLVVAADKGTATFSDIANKVSQQYGFWLDDAFASGGSAGYDHKKMAITARGVWETVKRHFREMGKDIQSEDFTCVGVGDMSGDVFGNGLLLSKHTRLLGAFNHLHIFIDPNPDPATSWQERKRLFDLPRSAWTDYNPQFISPGGGVFDRKAKSIKLSPEIRQCFGLKKELATPNELIRLLLLSQVDLLFLEGLAPMLKQALKAILKLVTGPMMCCGLMALRCVAKWSGKGPTLA
- a CDS encoding NAD-glutamate dehydrogenase; this encodes MLRVDGAALRCQVVGEGANLGLTQLGRVEFALKGGRINTDALDNSAGVDCSDHEVNIKILLNGIMAQGSLKLDQRNILLAKMTDEVGQLVLRDNYLQSQALSISQYLGWMSLDQQARFMRSLEKQGKLDRAIEFLPDDEMLRQRQSAQLGLTRPELAILLAYAKMTLYEELLPSSLPDDQQLVDDLYLYFPKPLQQQYRQGISSHRLRREIIATAVTNSLVNRVGPSFLYVMKERTGKTAPDITRAYAITRATFNLRQLWSGIEDLDNKVSADIQLRMFIIINRMAEAATLWFLQQGQPSLNIADHYQTYSPGLTLISQNLEDLLSDLDRQNWFSNSKQAIDQGVPESLANAIYALEYLEAGLDIVRIAQALKADVMHAAAVYFRAGDKLQFDWLRMLP